The Prevotella herbatica genome contains the following window.
TTTCTACTAGAATCATCATTGCGTCCGTTAATGATGAATCCATCTTCGCCAAGTTTTTCTTCTTTGTTTTGCAGAATCTCATTGTTGTTTAGAAATGACACGACAATTCCATTCCCTGCAATCAAATAATCATTTTTAGCCAGTTTAATTATTATTCCGCCGCCTTCTTGCCATTCTTGACCATTTGTTGCACGTTTATCCCAAGGTAAAGTGAAATAGTGTCTGCATGTTATTGTGATGTTGTCATCTTTAATTATTCGCTGATTGTCAGTCTTATCAAAAAGAACGCCGTGTATATCTTTTTTGTTATTATGCGTCATAATAGGATAAAGCTGACGAAGTAGCGAAAAACTACCTTGTAAGTTTTCTATTGCTTCTTTTTCTGCAGTGTCAATAGAGAAAGTGCTATATCCCAAAGCATGGTGTTCACCAAAAACATATAGAGCTCTTACTCCGCTATTTGCGCAACATTTACTTTCTGGAATAAATAGACGGTTGTTCTTGAAATCGTATTTTTTTGCCCATTCTTTAAAGCCTGCATCGTAGATGTCTGGTGACATCATGTCAATACTTGGTGCATAAGCCTTCCATATCTTACTAAGGTGTGCCAAAGGTCCCGCTGATGGATATTCTCCAGGCTTTCGTCCACGGCTATTCATGGCTGCATTTACATATAAAGGTATGTTGTGGATTTGTTTTGCATTTTTGGCTAGTCGTTCAACATATTTCGCATAATAAATTGCTTGAAATGCTTCGTCCTCATAAAGTTTGCCTTCTGTATGAAATCCGATTTGATTTAACTCTTTCCGCCATATACCTTTGCTGTATTCCTTGTTTGCTATTTCTGAATAGTCTCTAGCACTTTCAAGCATACCGATCTCATTTTCCACTTGGATCATTATGACAGTCTCCTTCTGTGGATCTATTTTTTTAATATGCCTTATGAGAGAAGTAAATGCTGTGTTATCAGCTTGGAATACATTCTCAGAAAATGCTGATGCAATTTCCATCTTTCTGCCCTTGTCTGTAATTGCCCTTGGAAAGCGTTTTGTGTCTTCCTTAAACCACATCGGTGCATAGCAACTCATAGAATTCTTCCATGCTCCAAACCATAAAAATATAACCTTAATATTGTTTTTTCGTGCAATATTAATGGTTTCATCGATTAGTGAAAAATCAAATGTCCCCTCTGTAGGTTCAATTAAGTCCCATTGTGCAGGTACTAGTACAGTATTAATACCTGTCTTGGCAGCCTTAGAAATCGAACTATCAATGTCTGCAATATTCGTTGCTGCAGAATTACTTAGTTCACCACCTAAAATCATTTCCTGTCCAATGCATTGTGCTGTAAAACACGTTAGCATTGTAACCATAATAAATATTATTCTTTTCATAATGGTATTATTGTCTTAACTTGCTGCTAACTGATATTGGCATAAAGCTAACACCGGTGAAATCGTACTTTATTGGTTGTTTTGAGAAAGTTTGAAAGTATCCCAATGTGTAGTTACGCCATTCCTTAGCATTGTCTAATTGCACTTGGAGCAACACGTTTACTTTTGACCAACGTTCTTCATCAACATACGGTTGAGCATCTTGCCAAATCTTTTGAAACGACACAACTTGTTCTATACCTCTATAATAGAGTCCACATAGTTCATCCCATAATGTGTCTCCATTTCTTAATTTGTAATCCCATGGAACATGATGAAACCATAGTAAGTATTCATCTGGACAAGTCTGTAGATTGTCGAACATACTTCGGTATGGTTCTCTGTATTGTGATACAGCATTAGTGCCTTTTGAGGATCTATCAAATCCTATACCATTTTTGTCTGCCTTATGATAATACACTGGGCACCATTCTATTGGATATTCTGCTTTGTATCCGTCTGGCTGTGGTCCGTAATGGTGGTCGAATGCAAATAAATGGTGGAGACCTAGTGGCATCATATAGTCAACGCATGCTTCACGGCTTGTTAGCATCATGTCTCCTATAGCATACTCATTAATATTCTGCCCAAATGTTTGTTGAATCCATTCATGAGCGATTAAATCGGCAGAAAGAGATGGATCCCATGCAAGTCTACCAAAGGCATACCAGTTAGCTTGTGAAAAAGGATGTCCACACCAATTAGTATCATCCCCTATATTACTCACACCTGCTATACCAACAAGGCAGTCTGGAGATACAAAGCTGAAAAATTCTTTCCACATTGTTGCGAGATATACCAGATGCTTGCTTTGTCCTGTATATTCTTGTGTAATCTGGAACTCTGCCATTTGTTTTGTATGCTTCATGTTGTCGAAGATCGGAGCATAGGGTTCACGTGGTTGAAAATCAAGTGGTCCGTTCTTGCTTTGGAGTATTACATTGTTACGGAATTTGCCGTCAAGATCTTTGAATTCATTAAGAGCTTGTTTCACTCGGTCTTCGCCTTTGTGCTTTGCGCCATATACAAAACTTCGCCACATGACGATTCCTTTGTGAGGGGCCAGTGCATCAGCAAGCATATTCGCACCGTCAGCATGAGTACGTCCGTAATCAAATGGTCCTGGTTGTCCTTCTGAATTTGCTTTTACAAGAAATCCACCGAAGTCTGGAATTAAAGAATATATCTCGTTTACTTTATTTATCCACCAATTTCTAACGGTTACATCGAGTGGATCTGCTGTTTTTGTATATCCCAAGGCCATTGGTGAACCGAAATTCACAGATAGATAAACTTTTATCCCGTAAGGTCTTATTATATCAGCTATATTTTTTATACTATCAAGATATTCTTTTGTCAAAATCTTGGGAGAAGCATTCACGTTGTTTAGCACACTACCGTTTATTCCAATAGAAGCATTTGCTCGTGCATATTCCATAATACGTTTCTCCCAGTCATAGCCTTTTAGTTTTGAAGAGAAGAAAATACTTTTTCCGGCATAACCACGCTCTATACTTCCGTCAAGATTATCCCAATGATTGAGAATCCGTCGTGAATATTTTGGAGCAGAATATCCTCCAGCGTTACTGTTTGTGCTAAGTTGTTGTGTCCTTAGAGCTTCGTAAACACCATATAGCAGTCCGATTTCAGAATGAGAACAAATGGAATCTGCATCATAAATGAATCCGTCATCATTTTTTAAACGTTTGTCAATTACGAGTTTTATGTCTTTGCCATTCCAATATTTCTTTAATTCCTCAATGGCAATCTGCATAGTTTTTCCACCTTGCGGTGCAATTACATGAGCTTTGTTTAGAGTCTCGTATCTCAACCATAGATTATGCCCGTCTTCTGCGGTTATCGTGGAGCAAATCGCAAAGAATATAAATAACAGTATAGTTTTCTTCATGTTGCAAAATTAATCAATATTTTTATATTATAGTTTGTTTATAATATCCTATTCTTTATGTTTCGTCTCAAAATATTCAGATGGGGCTACCCCAAAGTGTTTTTTAAATACAGTTGAAAAATGGGTCTGATTATTGAAACCTACGGCATAAGCTACCTGGGATATGTTGATTTCTCCTTGAATAATCAGTTGAGCAGCTTGCTCTAATCGTAGATTTCTTATGAATTCACCGGTGCTTACACCTGTAATTTCTTTCAGTTTACGATGTAGCTGCGCTCTACTCATACCCACACTTTCGACGAGCTTTTCTACATTAAAGTCTGGATCGCTGATATTTTCGTTGATACATTTCATCACCTTGTCCATAAGTATGGCGTTGTTACCTTTTACTTCTATTTTTGCCATTTTATCTTCTTGCTCCAATGCACCTGAGAATTTACCCTTAAGCCTTCTGACGTTATCGACCAGATTGTCAATTAGGATATGTAGCTCTTCCATGCTGAATGGTTTGGCAAGAAAAGCATCAGCGCCACGTTTTAATCCTTCAAGACGATTGTCAACATTACTCTTCGAGGTAAGAAGTATTACAGGGATGTCACTAATCTTACTGTTCCCTTTTATTTTTTTAAGCATGGTTATGCCATCCATTTCAGGCATCATCACATCACTTATAACCAAATTAAATTCAGAAGAAAGTAGTTTGCTTAATCCTTCCCTTCCATTTGACGCATAATCGAACTTATACCATCCGCCCAGTTCGTTTATAATATATGTCGCAATTTCGTGGTCGTCGTCAACGATTAAGATTCTGAAATCTTTATTGGCGCTTTTCTTATGTGTTTGTGATGCGATTTCATTTATATTATCTTTACCAGTTGGTTCTATTTCTTCTGGTTTAAGATGAGCATTTCCAAGTGGAATATTTATTTCCATACATGTGCCCTTTTGGCCGTCACATCTATTATATGCCTTTATGTTTCCTCCGTGCATGTTTACCAATGCTTTGCATAAGTTCAAGCCAATACCTGTACCGGCAATATGAAATCCTTTCGTATTTTTTCCTTGATAGAAACGATCAAATAGTTTTCCTGCGTCTTCATTTTTTATTCCGATCCCAGAATCTGTTATTTTGAGCGTCGCCTTTGAGCTGTCACAAGTTATTAACACATCTATGGTTCCATTGTCAAAAGTGTATTTTATAGCATTTGACATCAAATTATTAATAATCTTGTCAAAGTTAATGCGATCAATCCATACATTTATCTTTTTCTGTGATGCCTCCAAAGAAATATTTATGTTCCTTTCTTTTGCGTTATATGAATATAAAGCAATAATACTGCGAGTGAATTCTACTAGGTCAGTCTCATCACAGTGTAGTTGCATTTGATTTTTGTCGATTTTCCGTTCGTCAAGAATTTGATTTACCAACAGTAACAGTCTTTGAGCATTACGGTCAATGATATTTATTTCTCCCAGACTGTCAATATCAGTAATCTTACGCTTTAGTTTTTCCAATGGGCTCATTATCAATGTTAACGGAGAGCGTATATCATGAGTAGCATCAATGAGAAATCTCATTTTCTGCTCTTCAAGATCAGCGATCCTACGTCTTTCATAATATCTGAATATGAAATATATAAGTATGATTATCAGTGCGGCATATATTATATATGCCAATGTTGTTGCATACCATGGTGATTCTACCGTAATATCTATTACTTTTGTACCCTTGGAGACAATGCCATTGCAGCTAGCCCTTACCTCAATCTGATAATTTCCAGGGTTGAGCTTGTTAAAAGGAATGGAGTTTATTCCTTCGTCTGTAGAATACCATTCACCTCGGTTTATTCGATATTGATAGGAGACATCTTCTGCATTTTTATAGTTTAATAGCGAGAATTCAAGAGTAAAAGTGTTTTCTGAATATGGAACTGTATACTCGTTCTTGGTATAGTCCATATGTTTGCCATAAATGATGAAATTTGTAAGATGTACATCTCCCATTTCTGTAATGTCACTAATTACGTTATCTGGATAAAAAGTTGTGATTCCATCGGTGTTTCCAAATCCAATGCGTCCATCTTTAGATTGCATTACAGCACCTAATGTATATTCACGAGAGCGAAGGCCGTTTCCATTGATATGTGCAATGAAAGTCTCTGTATGGTGGTCATATTGCCATATACCCATTGTTGTGCTTACCCAAATATTATTGTGCGAATCTTTTACTATACCGCATATTTGTTTGTTTCTAAGTACTGATGAATGTGGAAATGGTGCTAGTTTCTTTAAACCACGATAATATATGTATAATCCTTCATCGGTTCCTATTATCATATTGCCCCAATCGTCTTCGCATAAACAGTTAGCTTGCGAATTGCGCAATATGCAATTCCAACCGTAATTGTCGAAGGTGTATGATTGGGTGTTAAGGCACGCTACGCCATTTGAAGTGCCAATCCACAGAAGCCCTTGACGATCGAATCTTAAGGATCTAATCCAGTCGTTGCATAACATCCCGTGAGGAGACGTCATACTCATGTCAAGAATCTTAACTTTATGTGTCTTGCTATCATAAATGTATAGCCCCTTACTATATACAGATATGTATAATTTGCCCATTCCATCGTCTGTAATGCAGTATATTCCTGCACTGGCAAATTTCATTTCTTGTTTATAGTTTCCTGTTTCTGGATTATAACTATATAGTGCGTTTCCTGTACCAACCCAGTATCGTCCCCATTTGTCCTGATAGATTATGCTTGTTCCTGCTGGAGATTTGGGGTGACTGACAATCTTGCCTGCATTATCAAATTTATAAACTCCGCTGTTTTGAACCGTACACAGAATACTTCCGTCGTTTCCGGGAGCGAGTGAAGAAACACTGCTTCCAATTGAATAATTTTGATCAGAGAAACTCCAACTATTAAAAGCCATTTTCTGATTGTTAATTAGAAATAATCCTTTTTTATAACAACCAATCCATATATTTTGGCTCTTGTCTTCATAAATGGCATTCACCCATGACGTGCTAAGGTCGAACTTACTGCTGTTATTGTTTTCAAATGCTTTAAATGTTCTACTTCCTGCAGGAGCCATTAGTACTCCACATTCTGATGTTCCAATATAAAGATTGCCGTTTTTATCGAATTTTGAACAGTTTATAGTGATGTTTCCCTTATAAGGTCCGAAATTATATCCAGCATCTGTTATCTTGCCAGTTGTGTAGTCATAGTTTACAATTCCAAACATGCATACAATCATCATAGAGTTCTTCCAGTCTTGGTAGAAATTTACAGGAGCCCCACATGGTGAATCAAAATTAGTGACTTTTATTTTTCCTTTATATTTACTGAAACGTGTAAATCGACTTAAATGACTTCCTTGCCAAATATATCCGTGGCTGTCTTCAAATATGTGTGTGTAGAACATATTAGAATCTCTTGTGGAATATTGCTTCTCATATTTTATCTTGTCAGTACCTCTTTTAATAGAGTATAGTCCGAATCCTGCAGTACCCATAAGAATGTCACCGTTTCTACTTTCTATCATGTCGTAAATTCTCGGTTTCCTTCCATCTGGGAAATGGTACTGTATAAAGTTATCGTTAGTAGAATTATAGCGCATAAGCCCCTTTGCACATCCAATCCACAACCTTCCTTTTTTGTCTACGAGGAAAGATGATATAATGTTATCTGCTATTGATGTGGTATCTTTGCTGTTATGCAGATAATTAGTGAATTTGTAACCGTCAAACTTGCTTAGTCCATATTCGGTACCAATCCACATAAAACCGTATTTGTCTTGGGTCACACAGTTTATGAGACTACTTGACAATTTTTCTGATGTATAGAGTCTGCTGCTATCTGCCATAACGATTATCGTTATCAACAGACCAAAGAATGTAATAATGTAGTGTATGCGTTTCATGTAGTTATTTGTTGGTGTATGTTGCAAATTTAGTGAAAACCAGTTAAAATCAAAAATGTTTCATTCTTAAAATGTGTTTATATGGGAAAAATGATACAAATCAAAATGTTCTCGTTACATTAAACTACTTTGTTTTTTAATGTATTTATTAATTTTGCAAAAATAAAAGTTATAATGGCATGAAAAAAATATTTGGTTTATTGTTGTTGATGTTTTCTCTTGTGAATATTCAGCAATCTAATGCACAAGAAAATAAATGGACAGGCTCTTGGGCAACAGCGCCTGAGTTTACAGGAAAGGGTGATATGCCTGCAAACAGTCTTTCGGGGTGTTCTGTCCGAAATATTATACACATATCTTTTGCAGGTTCGCCAATAAGACTAAAACTGTCTAATGAGTTCAGTTCACAACCTGTTGAGATAAATTCTGTATTTATAGCTAATGCTCTTGGCGATAGTTGGCAAACTGATGTTAAAACGTCTCGTTGCTTAAACTTCTCTGGAAAGAAGAAAGTTACTATTCCTGCAGGAAAAACAGTCTGGTCTGATCCTATAAAATATAATCTAAAATCAGGACAGCGTTTAGCTATAACTGTATGTTATGGTGCCCAAACACCAGAAAATGCTACGTCGCATCGCGGTTCACGTACAACATCTTATATTATAAAAGGAATGGCTAATGCAAAGTCTGATTTCGATAATTCTGAAAAAGTAGAACATTGGTATAATATTTCTGCAATAGATGTCATGGCTGATAATGTTCCTGTTGTCGCTGTTTTGGGCAATTCAATTACTGATGGTCGTGGGACAACAACAAACAAGCAGAACAGATGGACGGATTTTATGTCGAATTCCTTGAATGCCGAAAATCCTTATGGAGTTCTTAATCTTGGCATCGGGGGTAACTGCGTACTGCGTGGTGGCATAAGCCAGCCTGCATTGCAGAGATTCGACAGGGATATACTTTCTCAGAATGGTGTCACTAAACTTATAATCTTTGAGGGAACTAATGATATCGGATGCAGTAACGGAAATAGTGAACAAATTGCGGTAGAACTTATTGAGGCTTATAAGACACTCGCAGCAAAAGCAAAGGCGAAAGGTATAAAAGTATATGGTGGAACGATAACACCGTTCAAGGGAAATGGATGGTATAGCCTTTTTCACGAAGCGGCTAGACAGACGGTTAATGAATGGATAAGAAAGAGTAAAGACTTCGATGGAATCGTTGATTTTGATCAATTGGTGCGTGATCCATCAGACGTTCACAAGCTGCGCTCAGAATATTCTTCAGACTGGTTGCATCTTAATCCTTCAGGGTATGAGGTCATGGGGCGTTATGCTG
Protein-coding sequences here:
- a CDS encoding DUF5597 domain-containing protein — its product is MKRIIFIMVTMLTCFTAQCIGQEMILGGELSNSAATNIADIDSSISKAAKTGINTVLVPAQWDLIEPTEGTFDFSLIDETINIARKNNIKVIFLWFGAWKNSMSCYAPMWFKEDTKRFPRAITDKGRKMEIASAFSENVFQADNTAFTSLIRHIKKIDPQKETVIMIQVENEIGMLESARDYSEIANKEYSKGIWRKELNQIGFHTEGKLYEDEAFQAIYYAKYVERLAKNAKQIHNIPLYVNAAMNSRGRKPGEYPSAGPLAHLSKIWKAYAPSIDMMSPDIYDAGFKEWAKKYDFKNNRLFIPESKCCANSGVRALYVFGEHHALGYSTFSIDTAEKEAIENLQGSFSLLRQLYPIMTHNNKKDIHGVLFDKTDNQRIIKDDNITITCRHYFTLPWDKRATNGQEWQEGGGIIIKLAKNDYLIAGNGIVVSFLNNNEILQNKEEKLGEDGFIINGRNDDSSRKNSSQFKGKRTGIGYVDEVTIKADGKIEYLRRLNGDEDHQGRHVRISVGERKILHVKLYEY
- a CDS encoding alpha-glucuronidase is translated as MKKTILLFIFFAICSTITAEDGHNLWLRYETLNKAHVIAPQGGKTMQIAIEELKKYWNGKDIKLVIDKRLKNDDGFIYDADSICSHSEIGLLYGVYEALRTQQLSTNSNAGGYSAPKYSRRILNHWDNLDGSIERGYAGKSIFFSSKLKGYDWEKRIMEYARANASIGINGSVLNNVNASPKILTKEYLDSIKNIADIIRPYGIKVYLSVNFGSPMALGYTKTADPLDVTVRNWWINKVNEIYSLIPDFGGFLVKANSEGQPGPFDYGRTHADGANMLADALAPHKGIVMWRSFVYGAKHKGEDRVKQALNEFKDLDGKFRNNVILQSKNGPLDFQPREPYAPIFDNMKHTKQMAEFQITQEYTGQSKHLVYLATMWKEFFSFVSPDCLVGIAGVSNIGDDTNWCGHPFSQANWYAFGRLAWDPSLSADLIAHEWIQQTFGQNINEYAIGDMMLTSREACVDYMMPLGLHHLFAFDHHYGPQPDGYKAEYPIEWCPVYYHKADKNGIGFDRSSKGTNAVSQYREPYRSMFDNLQTCPDEYLLWFHHVPWDYKLRNGDTLWDELCGLYYRGIEQVVSFQKIWQDAQPYVDEERWSKVNVLLQVQLDNAKEWRNYTLGYFQTFSKQPIKYDFTGVSFMPISVSSKLRQ
- a CDS encoding hybrid sensor histidine kinase/response regulator transcription factor, with the protein product MKRIHYIITFFGLLITIIVMADSSRLYTSEKLSSSLINCVTQDKYGFMWIGTEYGLSKFDGYKFTNYLHNSKDTTSIADNIISSFLVDKKGRLWIGCAKGLMRYNSTNDNFIQYHFPDGRKPRIYDMIESRNGDILMGTAGFGLYSIKRGTDKIKYEKQYSTRDSNMFYTHIFEDSHGYIWQGSHLSRFTRFSKYKGKIKVTNFDSPCGAPVNFYQDWKNSMMIVCMFGIVNYDYTTGKITDAGYNFGPYKGNITINCSKFDKNGNLYIGTSECGVLMAPAGSRTFKAFENNNSSKFDLSTSWVNAIYEDKSQNIWIGCYKKGLFLINNQKMAFNSWSFSDQNYSIGSSVSSLAPGNDGSILCTVQNSGVYKFDNAGKIVSHPKSPAGTSIIYQDKWGRYWVGTGNALYSYNPETGNYKQEMKFASAGIYCITDDGMGKLYISVYSKGLYIYDSKTHKVKILDMSMTSPHGMLCNDWIRSLRFDRQGLLWIGTSNGVACLNTQSYTFDNYGWNCILRNSQANCLCEDDWGNMIIGTDEGLYIYYRGLKKLAPFPHSSVLRNKQICGIVKDSHNNIWVSTTMGIWQYDHHTETFIAHINGNGLRSREYTLGAVMQSKDGRIGFGNTDGITTFYPDNVISDITEMGDVHLTNFIIYGKHMDYTKNEYTVPYSENTFTLEFSLLNYKNAEDVSYQYRINRGEWYSTDEGINSIPFNKLNPGNYQIEVRASCNGIVSKGTKVIDITVESPWYATTLAYIIYAALIIILIYFIFRYYERRRIADLEEQKMRFLIDATHDIRSPLTLIMSPLEKLKRKITDIDSLGEINIIDRNAQRLLLLVNQILDERKIDKNQMQLHCDETDLVEFTRSIIALYSYNAKERNINISLEASQKKINVWIDRINFDKIINNLMSNAIKYTFDNGTIDVLITCDSSKATLKITDSGIGIKNEDAGKLFDRFYQGKNTKGFHIAGTGIGLNLCKALVNMHGGNIKAYNRCDGQKGTCMEINIPLGNAHLKPEEIEPTGKDNINEIASQTHKKSANKDFRILIVDDDHEIATYIINELGGWYKFDYASNGREGLSKLLSSEFNLVISDVMMPEMDGITMLKKIKGNSKISDIPVILLTSKSNVDNRLEGLKRGADAFLAKPFSMEELHILIDNLVDNVRRLKGKFSGALEQEDKMAKIEVKGNNAILMDKVMKCINENISDPDFNVEKLVESVGMSRAQLHRKLKEITGVSTGEFIRNLRLEQAAQLIIQGEINISQVAYAVGFNNQTHFSTVFKKHFGVAPSEYFETKHKE
- a CDS encoding SGNH/GDSL hydrolase family protein, producing the protein MKKIFGLLLLMFSLVNIQQSNAQENKWTGSWATAPEFTGKGDMPANSLSGCSVRNIIHISFAGSPIRLKLSNEFSSQPVEINSVFIANALGDSWQTDVKTSRCLNFSGKKKVTIPAGKTVWSDPIKYNLKSGQRLAITVCYGAQTPENATSHRGSRTTSYIIKGMANAKSDFDNSEKVEHWYNISAIDVMADNVPVVAVLGNSITDGRGTTTNKQNRWTDFMSNSLNAENPYGVLNLGIGGNCVLRGGISQPALQRFDRDILSQNGVTKLIIFEGTNDIGCSNGNSEQIAVELIEAYKTLAAKAKAKGIKVYGGTITPFKGNGWYSLFHEAARQTVNEWIRKSKDFDGIVDFDQLVRDPSDVHKLRSEYSSDWLHLNPSGYEVMGRYAAEIIKGK